In Pieris brassicae chromosome 8, ilPieBrab1.1, whole genome shotgun sequence, the DNA window AGGcataacaaattttatcaaatgtttttgtttcttttccATCttctttaacaatttattaagcTGGAAgagaatatataaatgtcaaaaaaaattaagttataaatgGCAAAGACATATTTAGCTAATTTAAATCGACAAAACTACAACGACAACCATGtgaaatattaggtccttacatatgatattggcgttttgtatgggaggaacaaaaaggcgaatatttttaaatataatatatttaattaatcaaagtatgaaccactgttttctatgcacttttgccatctcataggtagttcattgatccctttactaaaaaaaccagtcccacgggaatcaataaaatctgtgaaggcgatttggactgccccatcagttGTCccaatttcgaaaaaaattggtaatctgttggagcaaggtccggggagtacggaggatgtcttagacattccaattgaagctcttctaatttggtagccgtctgttgtgcagtgtgtggtctagcgttgtcgtaaagaatccatttttcatcacaggtaatgattcggtttaaaataccttcattattgtgccggttcagtaatgaacgcagcagtcgacgcgcgtttgccggtttgcttcagtcaattcgtgaggtaccctcctttcaagcttttttaTCTTCccaatttacttaatttacaagtgaattaaaacagttttataactaacaccgcagcctgcagctaactcggacgtggtttgcgatggatccacttccacaatagccttcaatatttcattatcaacttgggtctcaggccgtccacggggcttgttctgcaggtcgaaatttccagaacgaaaacgttggaaccaaaaacgaactgtgttttcttttgcaacatgaccgccatacacatcattcacccttcgagtcgtttccgcagcactagtgccacggcggaactcgtactcgtaaataaggcgatactttaagttttccattttgtaaaatgagtgacgcaaacagaaaaaaacaaatgaattacggtcatcgaagcacaaatacatgagtaaatagctgtacaaatttgaatttggaattccttaccaaagaggcgaacatcgtgattaaagtggccagtacgaaatacgccaatttcatatgtaaggacctaatatatgtGCTTGGACACCTGTAACACCAAGATGCTTGCATGTATGTTGCCGGCCGTTAAGGTACGGTTACAATTGAATAACATTAGTCAGAATCAGTTAAATTTCAGCTTCTTACTGGATATGACAATTATTATGTTAgctacaatacaatacaatattaatatgataataatttttgctGCAATAAATtcatctattttaaatttgagtaccatcaaatgaaattatttattgcaataattatAGTAGGATTTTTACCAAATCTTTGAACTCCTCTCCACAGCCACTCTTGCCAAAgtctacatttataaaatactcaaAATCCAAATATCCTGAGGAGCTTTCTACAGCATATGGATTAGATTCATTATTAACATCTGGGGatatcattatataattatacttgGTATTGTGGTATACTGATATAAGAAGGCACTCatcttgaaatattaagttgtTATCTCTGGAAAtcaaattttgattaattagtCAGCATATTTTtgcagtttttaataatatagtgataaaacattttagagTTGCTATTGTGGTGATAAGCAAACAGTTCTACTACATGCATATGAgtcttattttatgtaatggagagtgtgtattattaatttgtgttatgtGTTTTAGTTCTTAATTACAGACAATTAACACATAACaatgcttaaaaatattttttttgtatgtattcataaaatctaaatcagTCTAATTGCATTCCATTATCGAAAGTACTATTTTGAGTATATCtgataaattgtgtttatgctGTGATAAAACAGAcagacatttatttacttctaGAACTCTGACTAGACCAGActggttttataaataaggagGTCAgtttatagaataatattatgccattatgtattaatttaaaataatgataaaattttacttactcatcataatttgaattatcataaaaaatatacatggcCTTCCATTCATCCTCAAAGGCTACATCATCTTcacttttaaacaaattatgcaTTGATTCTCCTTTTCCAAAATTGTCGTTCAAAAAAATTTCTAAgttcaactttttaatacaaGAACTATATAATCCTATGCCATTATCTTTTGATTTAAAAGGCAATGGAAAAGcatattctttatttacataagtaaaaactttttggGGCTTTTTATTGAATTGATGAATTGATCTATGAAATGCCAAGTCCTTTTCAGAGACACAGTTTTGAATATCACCAAATTTTGTAAACTGATACTGgctaaataatttttcttgcCACTGAAAATTGTACTCCTGGTattgtaatacattttgtgCATCTTCCTCATTAGATTGATTTAAATGTTCTCCAAATTTCGGAAGTAATGTGATAGTTTCCTGTGCTTTCAGTTTTAACCTACAACAGATATTCAGTACATCTATAATTAATGCTTATGGAATAAGTTCGTGATTTTTACTCTGCAACAATATTATACTtacgttaaattaaaatgctgTAAAGGATACTTAAGCCAATATATATTAGAAGActtgttattttttagaaaatcatACATTGTTACAATACCacattaatagaatattttacatCTATTTGCCACAATTCATTACCACAATATTACGAATAACAGTATAACGTCATTTATGTATTATCGTGTtacgttatttatattacatttcagCATAGTTCccacttacttacttagtacTTGTATATTTGTTGCCTTCTTTGGTGCTCACTGATCACTATGAcaacagtaaataaaaatacatagataATAGACATTAGATCTTGGAAAAAGTAGACCATAGAATTCAGAAGCGAGATTTACCTCAAAACTGTGTTATGTTTTCCCTATGTGTCAACTAAATAGATTGTGCCAGggaacttttaatatattttatagccaCTCAGACCaacatattaaacaattaagaaCTTACAATATTGAAGAAATTTTATGCATTACACTGTATTCTATggcttttaatgaaatatatctaACTTTTTCAACTCAATGATTAGTAgtgttttagtttaaaaaaattgtttaatatttttttaacattatttactccaattatatataatacatggTAGGTATAGACGAAGTCAAACATCATGAGCAACAGCTTTGTGTCAAACCCATCAATCCATGACATGTGTGAGACACACAAACAtttacttgtctataaaataataataaatgatctGGGCAAAATCCCAtttagggttgtagcgcctttggacaataattattattatttagcgatttctaaattaaataagatttaaagaATCAAGCTTCATGAACTATTCACAatctacaaaatattaaaatgtcttTCTAAATATGTTGTTCTAAGAGTTTTACGTTATTTAAAGTTGCAATTATCTatgtcttttattattaaataattactaactaaaaagttttaatgtaaGAGTAGTGAGTATAACTAATTAgtcattttatgtatattactaGTAAAAGCGAATCAAATTCTTTATCTAATAGGTAAACAAACCACAACAAAGAGAAAATTGTTACAATATCAATTATTGTAATACCATGTTTAAATGTACCACTTCTATAACCAGCGTGATACTTGCATGTCTATACTCTGTGGAATGCGGAATGGAGTTCGGTTGACATTGATTGTTGAAACTTGTGTATATCtgtatttgtgtatatatCGAAGTATAAATGTCGGgttctacattttattatttttatttacttcatGTCAGTATTTGTCAGTATTCTTAATGGTATTATTGGCATAGGTTGTGTGGTGTGAAATATTGTTATCAGTAATATAAACACGATCAAACATAAAGTATATCGAGTATAACGCTATCTTATCTTGGGCGTGCACAATAAATCGATGATGATTTTAAGTTAATCCAAAAGAAGATTTCAGcgtaatttactaaaaaaaatacagaattacaaGTAGTAAGCCACACTAAAAATCAGTGTAAAATGCAGGCCACTCAACGGGAAACAGCAGTTTCTATACCGCTTACACCGACGAGATCGGATTTATATTGGAGAAGGATTTTCAACAAGGTATTCTGACAATAATAATGCTTTAGTATAGGTTTTACGTTGAAGATGTCGTCTGCACTCTACTAATATACATAACAAACCTTTAAAGTGAAAGTAACATCTATACAGTGTTGGTTTTAATATAGGTGCTTTGAAAGTCTTACTTGGTAAATTGTTGTTCATATAGATATCCATATGACTGTAGTTTATCACTGGTTatgacaataattatattcaatagattaagacaataattattataaattttaattgtttggatttagttattgttaatttaattaatagtttcACAAACATGTGCCAAAGTTTTAATTCATCACCTACTATCTGAAAAGAATGCTTAAACATTAAAGCATATGACATCTGTAAAGTTTTTGATTGTGTCcacatatcaatattaaattcaaacaaaactaaatgatgatatcattattatatttcatattagtTTTTGTGAGTTAATAGCTTTGAGGTATTTTAAccacaattgacataatttgtatttgagAAAGCACTGCCAGGCTATTGGCATTATTccaaaagaagttttttttaaatctatttacaactttagtatattaaatgtatttcttattttccTTGTAAATATTACTCTATTGTATGATACTTATGTTtgtgatataatattatttaatacaagcATATTACTATGTGCCatgaatatatttgaaaagatTCTATGAAAAGCAAACAAGACAGTGTGATTCATAGATGTTCGAAAATTTTCCTTGTATAAGTTATGATTAATACTTGAAGTAGGTAATTTATCCAAAAtactttttagatttatttttataatttattcagcTGCAAAATACACAGTATAGTGTGTGTAGTCTCATAATTTTCATAAGCATATCATGCCTTTCAACTTTAAGCAGTCATAGGATAGAATAGGTTCGTGCCAATATGCTAAGCTCTTCACTACTGAACATGGGCGATATATAAGTAtgctttaaaaaagttttattaatgtatatttggcAATATATAACTGTCACTAAAATAACGTTGATGGTTATGGCACGAGATTCaatgtaagtaaattttaaaatactggCAGTTCAGCGCGTCTTCACCTgcgttaattttaaaatctctaCATGCCATGCGCGCGTGGTACTCGTCAATGATTTTCTTACGGAATTATTCAAATGATGGCAGgggcaattttatttaaaactataatctttttaaaagattcgaaattaatgatttaaaaaaaatagctatAAAATGGCTATAATGGCGTCGATCTTAAAAGATTCAGAAACTACACATAGCGTTGAGTCTGGCCCCgttaaaaaatttcaataaaatttggaCTACAGTTCGTGCTACGTCTTGTTTAGTTTGCCAATTcaaaaaatgaaaacttaaatctTTTCTGTTCATGATATAATATTAGGCTTACATACTACtataatgaaataactaacaGGATTTCAAAACCAGTGTCagttttacataatatgtattacgTATATCATACAAGGCTCTTTAAAAAATCCTGTTTCTTGTAGGCATTGTAAATTCttgttgattttaataaacgattattaacagatataaaatcaatctttaaaaatgtaaagagGCGAAagatgaaagaaaacaaaatcttCTAACGATTTTCACTTAACATTCTGATTTGTAATCAAATTATTGGGCAGATTAGCACTTACTAAATGAAAACGCGAA includes these proteins:
- the LOC123713668 gene encoding Meckel syndrome type 1 protein homolog; amino-acid sequence: MYDFLKNNKSSNIYWLKYPLQHFNLTLKLKAQETITLLPKFGEHLNQSNEEDAQNVLQYQEYNFQWQEKLFSQYQFTKFGDIQNCVSEKDLAFHRSIHQFNKKPQKVFTYVNKEYAFPLPFKSKDNGIGLYSSCIKKLNLEIFLNDNFGKGESMHNLFKSEDDVAFEDEWKAMYIFYDNSNYDEDNNLIFQDECLLISVYHNTKYNYIMISPDVNNESNPYAVESSSGYLDFEYFINVDFGKSGCGEEFKDLLNKLLKKMEKKQKHLIKFVMPPLETRKYYISLEIESAKDFDGDIYIEYHVKVPENIDSVSLLTGRTHLNKCLMNEDIHMWAFGHIVDFEVESATGIDPLPLRIFFEVISVDRWGRHRTEGYTYFPLALIPGFCKKQLSCTRPEELNEIDAESRRFFVGGYHLIEDLEMLVKPQLYATNFRFVSTGSIAVHWTVISHSHSPGCHSSENQSPVPHTSCSELIQGADAVLKQYKRAKETLAAATKSLIRAVDSE